The Thermoproteales archaeon genome contains a region encoding:
- a CDS encoding ATP-binding protein, whose product MYYLTVVRDEVEEINSIKGWILLYGRRKVGKTFLLKNFVKWDAYITVRRDLSLRTENVEIQKMEDFTNKVGNLLEKDYVVVIDEFQRLPEHILEDLTCFYPKGRLILSGSSLGIVRKFFEPKSPLLGFFTPYKLSLIRPVNIFSTLVKSYDPVKSLELASYMRDPWLIPLYNGEDIVSFIYRYSCKYWQTVKALIGEVFFEEERTLTRTYEAILSLLGSRVWKVKDIVGILYAKRIIKEPSSSYVSGFIKNLMDMDLVEGIKLFKTRRKYYRLKSPIMETFYYLESKYDVSEREVSLDEVKPTLENIIRLEVEDFIADLFACYFKGRREYSLDPEIDFIITLRNKILAVGEVKWGKYSKQDLRKFYIKTENLPGSKIFITKEKEQDFYKDIQVYDAQDLIKLI is encoded by the coding sequence ATGTATTATCTAACTGTAGTTAGAGATGAAGTAGAGGAAATAAACTCCATTAAAGGCTGGATTCTTTTATATGGAAGGAGAAAAGTAGGCAAAACTTTTCTCTTGAAGAATTTCGTTAAGTGGGATGCCTACATTACTGTAAGAAGAGATTTATCTTTAAGAACTGAAAATGTTGAAATACAAAAAATGGAAGATTTTACCAATAAGGTAGGCAATCTTTTGGAAAAAGATTATGTGGTCGTTATAGATGAATTTCAGAGATTACCCGAGCATATCCTGGAAGATTTAACATGTTTCTATCCTAAAGGAAGACTTATACTTTCAGGATCTTCACTAGGCATAGTAAGGAAATTTTTTGAACCTAAATCTCCGCTACTTGGTTTTTTTACACCTTATAAATTATCTCTGATACGCCCGGTCAATATATTTTCGACACTCGTTAAAAGCTACGATCCTGTAAAATCGCTTGAATTAGCTAGTTACATGCGAGATCCCTGGCTTATCCCTCTATACAACGGCGAAGATATAGTATCGTTTATTTATAGGTATTCATGCAAATATTGGCAAACAGTCAAAGCTCTTATTGGAGAGGTATTCTTCGAAGAGGAAAGAACATTAACTAGAACTTACGAGGCAATTCTCTCTCTTTTAGGCTCAAGAGTATGGAAAGTAAAAGATATCGTTGGAATATTATACGCTAAAAGGATTATAAAGGAACCCAGCAGTTCCTACGTGAGCGGCTTTATAAAAAACTTAATGGATATGGATTTGGTAGAAGGCATAAAGCTATTTAAAACGAGGAGAAAATATTATAGATTGAAATCGCCAATAATGGAAACTTTTTACTATTTAGAAAGTAAATATGATGTATCTGAAAGAGAGGTAAGCTTAGACGAGGTAAAGCCTACACTTGAGAATATTATTAGACTTGAAGTAGAAGATTTCATTGCTGATCTGTTTGCTTGCTATTTTAAAGGAAGAAGAGAATACTCGCTGGACCCTGAAATCGATTTTATCATAACTCTAAGGAATAAAATTTTAGCAGTTGGTGAGGTTAAGTGGGGTAAGTATTCAAAACAAGATCTAAGAAAATTCTATATTAAGACAGAAAATCTTCCAGGTTCTAAGATATTTATAACTAAAGAAAAGGAACAAGATTTTTACAAGGATATACAAGTATATGATGCTCAGGATCTGATCAAACTTATTTAA
- a CDS encoding triphosphoribosyl-dephospho-CoA synthase — MLSKKFSLYPELIQRANDIMRAAQLAACLEVSGYPKPGNVHRLRDFKDTTFEHFIAGSIAIGPSIREASIRGMKIGLKELELKDANIGFFVKKAVSDVKVWHKGGNTHLGIITLFIPLAVSAGYCTILYGKPYHKELKSLFKDVVKATTYRDTIEFYNAIKIANPGGLGKIEEDKNIDVTEGKIEILEEKVTLYDVMRIASEWDMVAWEFVNDLETVFYVGCPAFEKFYKETGNVNIAIVHTFLKLLSLKPDTLIARKIGLRKTSNIREAVKIGLKEARKYSFKARKILELGGLKTREGKIALKKLDKELTSKNVNPGSTADILATSLFVAIMKGFRP, encoded by the coding sequence ATGCTTTCTAAAAAATTTTCATTATATCCGGAACTTATACAAAGAGCAAACGATATCATGAGAGCCGCGCAACTAGCGGCATGTCTGGAGGTTAGCGGTTATCCCAAACCCGGTAATGTTCATAGACTAAGAGATTTCAAAGATACGACGTTTGAGCATTTCATTGCCGGATCAATCGCCATAGGACCTTCAATAAGAGAAGCGTCTATAAGAGGAATGAAGATAGGACTTAAAGAGCTAGAATTGAAAGATGCCAATATTGGATTTTTCGTTAAGAAAGCTGTTTCCGACGTTAAGGTATGGCATAAAGGTGGCAATACTCATCTAGGAATAATAACATTATTTATTCCATTGGCAGTATCAGCAGGTTATTGTACAATCTTGTATGGAAAGCCTTACCATAAGGAATTAAAGTCTTTGTTTAAAGACGTTGTAAAAGCTACTACATATAGAGATACTATAGAATTTTATAATGCAATAAAAATTGCCAATCCCGGAGGTTTGGGGAAAATCGAGGAAGATAAAAATATTGACGTTACAGAGGGGAAAATTGAGATTCTAGAGGAAAAAGTGACTTTATACGATGTTATGAGGATTGCATCTGAATGGGATATGGTTGCGTGGGAATTTGTTAATGATCTAGAAACGGTTTTCTATGTAGGCTGTCCAGCGTTTGAAAAATTCTATAAAGAAACAGGCAACGTTAACATTGCTATAGTTCATACATTTCTTAAGCTTTTATCTTTAAAACCTGATACTTTAATAGCTAGAAAAATCGGTTTAAGAAAAACGTCGAACATAAGGGAGGCCGTTAAAATTGGTTTGAAAGAGGCTAGAAAATATTCTTTCAAAGCACGAAAAATACTTGAACTTGGCGGTTTAAAGACAAGAGAAGGAAAAATCGCCCTTAAAAAATTAGATAAAGAACTTACAAGTAAAAACGTAAACCCTGGGTCTACGGCTGATATTTTAGCAACTTCATTATTCGTAGCTATAATGAAAGGATTTAGACCATAA
- a CDS encoding nucleotidyltransferase domain-containing protein has product MAGKTLIDLELETLKEWKKYYDNPRFYIEKVKALARKHDKQARVMLFGSIIKGNMRPNSDIDVLLITRLAENVDDRIKLRVEISREIGDSTPFEIHIITPREYENWYKRFIDKYLEL; this is encoded by the coding sequence ATGGCTGGAAAAACGCTAATAGATTTAGAGCTTGAGACTTTAAAAGAATGGAAAAAATATTATGATAATCCCAGATTTTATATTGAAAAAGTAAAAGCTCTAGCTAGGAAGCATGATAAACAGGCTAGAGTGATGTTATTTGGGAGCATAATTAAAGGTAATATGAGGCCGAACAGCGATATAGATGTTCTATTGATTACGAGGTTGGCTGAAAATGTAGATGATAGAATAAAATTGAGAGTAGAGATAAGTAGAGAGATAGGCGATTCGACGCCATTCGAAATACATATAATAACACCAAGAGAGTATGAAAACTGGTATAAAAGATTCATAGACAAGTACTTAGAATTATAA
- a CDS encoding HEPN domain-containing protein, which produces MENRYADFLKKRAKAFLESAQADFERGNYDLVLFHVEQFLQLYLKHLLFKKIGDYPKTRSLIRLMRSVMKVYNENRLQEFYEKNLETMYLLEEAYIASRYLPRQYDKEIAERILKFADKVLKVLEWLEKR; this is translated from the coding sequence ATGGAGAATCGCTACGCAGATTTTTTGAAAAAAAGAGCTAAAGCATTCCTCGAAAGTGCACAAGCCGATTTTGAAAGAGGCAACTACGATTTAGTATTATTTCATGTAGAACAATTTTTACAATTGTACCTTAAGCATCTATTATTCAAGAAAATAGGAGATTATCCTAAAACACGCTCCCTTATACGCCTAATGAGAAGTGTGATGAAAGTTTACAATGAAAATCGTCTCCAAGAATTTTATGAGAAAAATCTTGAAACGATGTATCTTCTAGAAGAGGCATATATAGCATCTAGATACCTGCCTCGGCAATATGATAAAGAGATAGCAGAACGGATATTAAAATTTGCAGATAAAGTTTTGAAGGTGTTAGAATGGCTGGAAAAACGCTAA